A single window of Coffea eugenioides isolate CCC68of chromosome 7, Ceug_1.0, whole genome shotgun sequence DNA harbors:
- the LOC113777092 gene encoding probable LRR receptor-like serine/threonine-protein kinase At4g30520: MCFCCFDICLFIADLFLQSVIKKKYGQDATNVGDEGDIALISRRTRKVLNCLKQLLLKLVTLVKCQRRMFVWKQAASKLRGVQVFTYTELEIATNKFSAANVIGNGGYGVVYRGILSDGTVAAIKMLHREGKQ; the protein is encoded by the exons ATGTGTTTCTGTTGCTTTGACATATGCTTGTTTATTGCTGATCTCTTTCTTCAGTCTGTAATTAAGAAGAAGTATGGCCAAGATGCAACAAATGTTGGTGATGAGGGTGACATTGCTCTAATATCCAG GAGAACAAGGAAGGTCTTGAATTGCTTAAAACAGCTATTGCTAAAGCTGGTTACACTGGTAAA ATGTCAAAGGCGGATGTTTGTATGGAAGCAGGCTGCATCCAAGCTTAGGGGTGTACAAGTTTTTACTTACACAGAGCTTGAGATTGCAACAAACAAATTTAGTGCAGCAAATGTGATAGGAAATGGAGGGTATGGGGTAGTGTATAGAGGGATTTTGAGTGATGGCACTGTGGCTGCAATTAAGATGTTGCACAGAGAAGGGAAACAATGA